From one Solirubrobacterales bacterium genomic stretch:
- the aroF gene encoding 3-deoxy-7-phosphoheptulonate synthase — MIVMKEGATEDQIAQVVERVESVGCSAHVSKGELLTLIGAIGDREKVTELGLEGAPGVDHLVPIAKPYKLASREFRKGADSILEIGGRKVGGTNFALMAGPCTVESRDQMLASADEVAAAGVTMLRGGAYKPRTSPYSFQGLGREGLRLLAEARERTGLPIVTELLDLRDLEDVVEVADVIQVGARNMQNYALLSEIGRSGKPVLLKRGLSATVEELLMASEYVLKEGNEDVMLCERGIRTYETAYRFTLDLLAVPALKEQTHLPVIVDPSHAPGRRDWVEPMALAAAASGADGIIIEVHNQPEKAICDAAQQVPTSEFGGLVDRLEAVVAVTGKTISV, encoded by the coding sequence ATGATCGTGATGAAAGAAGGGGCGACCGAGGATCAGATCGCCCAGGTGGTGGAGAGAGTCGAAAGCGTCGGCTGCTCCGCGCACGTTTCCAAGGGTGAGCTCCTGACCCTGATCGGGGCGATCGGGGACCGGGAGAAGGTCACCGAACTCGGGCTTGAAGGTGCCCCCGGGGTGGATCACCTGGTCCCGATAGCCAAACCGTACAAGCTCGCTTCCCGGGAGTTCCGCAAGGGTGCCGACTCGATTCTCGAGATCGGAGGGCGCAAGGTCGGCGGCACCAACTTCGCCCTGATGGCAGGACCCTGCACGGTCGAAAGCCGGGACCAGATGCTGGCCTCGGCCGACGAGGTGGCCGCGGCCGGCGTGACCATGCTCCGGGGTGGTGCCTACAAGCCCCGCACCTCGCCTTACAGCTTCCAGGGCCTGGGCCGGGAGGGGCTTCGCCTGCTGGCCGAAGCCCGGGAGCGGACCGGCCTGCCGATCGTGACCGAACTGCTCGATCTGCGTGATCTCGAGGACGTGGTTGAGGTGGCCGACGTGATCCAGGTCGGGGCCCGCAACATGCAGAACTACGCTCTGCTCTCCGAGATCGGCCGTTCCGGCAAGCCGGTGCTGCTGAAGCGGGGACTCTCGGCGACGGTCGAGGAGCTGCTGATGGCCTCCGAGTACGTGCTGAAGGAAGGAAACGAGGACGTGATGCTGTGCGAGCGCGGGATCCGCACCTACGAAACCGCCTACCGGTTCACCCTCGACCTGCTTGCCGTCCCGGCGCTGAAGGAGCAGACCCATCTGCCGGTGATCGTCGATCCGAGCCATGCTCCCGGTCGCCGTGACTGGGTCGAACCGATGGCACTGGCGGCAGCCGCCTCCGGCGCCGACGGGATCATCATCGAGGTGCACAACCAGCCGGAGAAGGCGATCTGTGATGCCGCCCAGCAGGTGCCGACCTCCGAGTTCGGCGGTCTGGTGGACCGGCTGGAGGCGGTGGTCGCGGTGACCGGCAAGACGATCTCGGTCTGA
- a CDS encoding 1-acyl-sn-glycerol-3-phosphate acyltransferase: protein MGARIKRRLIGASAEIFGFVLLTVLSPLLMLAAATVDLVLWTRRRKPWVGVRMVPAIWWFLFGEMKAGLKLIFIYLFTGGPFGTGSIRRRRWVYALRIAWARNHLGAVKVLFGLRFEVEGGEHTAPGPYILMLRHASILDNLLADTLIGKRHGIGVRFVIKQEIQALTPIDIGGRWIPTVFVRRGSLDPDTEIAAVRSLTHDMSPGEIVAMYPEGTRPTPAKLARAQEVIAERQPEIAPLAARLNHLLPPRLGGPLALLDEAAAGTDVVFCAHTGFDGLRSVGDIWNGILVGQTIRVKFWRIPADRIPSDEEHRTEWLYDRWQELDDWVGENLAGRPDRIPAPA, encoded by the coding sequence TTGGGAGCACGGATCAAGCGGCGGTTGATCGGGGCGAGCGCCGAGATCTTCGGGTTCGTCCTGCTGACCGTGCTCTCGCCGCTCTTGATGCTGGCCGCGGCCACGGTCGATCTGGTCCTCTGGACCCGGCGGCGGAAGCCCTGGGTCGGGGTGCGGATGGTGCCGGCGATCTGGTGGTTCCTGTTCGGAGAGATGAAGGCCGGCCTCAAGCTGATCTTCATCTACCTGTTCACCGGCGGTCCCTTCGGAACCGGATCGATCCGACGACGTCGCTGGGTGTACGCACTCCGGATCGCCTGGGCACGAAACCATCTCGGGGCGGTCAAGGTGCTGTTCGGCCTCCGGTTCGAGGTCGAAGGCGGGGAACACACCGCACCGGGCCCGTACATCCTGATGCTCCGTCACGCCAGCATCCTCGACAACCTGCTGGCCGACACCCTGATCGGCAAGCGACACGGGATCGGGGTCCGGTTCGTGATCAAGCAGGAGATCCAGGCCCTGACCCCGATCGACATCGGTGGTCGCTGGATCCCGACCGTGTTCGTCCGGCGCGGCTCGCTCGATCCGGATACCGAGATTGCGGCGGTCCGCTCCCTCACCCACGACATGAGCCCCGGCGAGATCGTCGCGATGTACCCCGAGGGAACCCGCCCCACCCCGGCCAAGCTCGCCCGGGCACAGGAGGTGATCGCGGAACGCCAGCCGGAAATCGCCCCGCTCGCCGCCCGGCTGAATCACCTGCTGCCGCCACGGCTGGGCGGGCCACTGGCCCTGCTGGACGAGGCTGCGGCCGGCACCGATGTCGTGTTCTGCGCCCACACAGGTTTCGACGGGCTGCGCTCGGTTGGCGACATCTGGAACGGGATCCTCGTTGGGCAGACCATCCGGGTGAAGTTCTGGCGGATTCCCGCCGACCGGATCCCGTCGGACGAGGAACACCGCACCGAGTGGCTTTACGACCGCTGGCAGGAGCTTGACGACTGGGTCGGGGAGAACCTCGCAGGCCGCCCGGACCGGATACCCGCCCCGGCCTGA
- a CDS encoding prephenate dehydrogenase/arogenate dehydrogenase family protein produces the protein MKVAVLGVGLIGGSIGLAVRERGLGEVSGYVRNPERAAECVELGVVDWIETSIPAAVEGADIVFCCAAVGALPEMALEALAASGPDCVVTDVGSTKRELVATCAGDERFIGGHPLAGAETAGVANARADLYEGARWYLTPSENSSGVLYDRLQRLVKDLGARPVAIDAVEHDEAVALASHLPHVLANQLAAQGRSGTERLGALAPSLRDGTRVAGANPAIWTEIYTSNREALAGAIRETIGGLEAAAEVIESGDPEQIRAWQAAAAADRAALSAAEAGTLATHQLRVLVPNRPGVLAELAIALSREGVNIADMSLDPAPDMSSGAISLWIAGGEEATRAEAVIDGLGHSVIRLEDDG, from the coding sequence ATGAAGGTCGCCGTCCTCGGGGTCGGACTGATCGGCGGCTCGATCGGTCTGGCCGTGCGGGAACGGGGGCTGGGCGAGGTCTCCGGTTACGTTCGCAACCCGGAGCGGGCGGCGGAGTGTGTCGAGCTCGGGGTGGTCGACTGGATCGAGACCTCGATCCCGGCCGCGGTCGAAGGTGCCGACATCGTGTTCTGCTGTGCGGCAGTCGGGGCACTCCCGGAGATGGCCCTTGAGGCACTGGCCGCATCGGGCCCGGACTGCGTGGTCACCGACGTCGGCTCGACCAAACGCGAACTGGTGGCGACCTGTGCCGGCGACGAGCGCTTCATCGGTGGCCATCCCCTCGCCGGGGCCGAGACTGCCGGGGTGGCGAACGCCCGGGCCGACCTTTACGAGGGGGCACGCTGGTACCTGACCCCGAGCGAGAACTCGTCCGGAGTGCTCTACGACCGGCTCCAGCGGCTGGTCAAGGACCTCGGGGCCCGCCCGGTCGCGATCGACGCGGTCGAGCATGACGAGGCGGTCGCCCTGGCGAGTCATCTGCCTCACGTTCTCGCCAACCAGCTTGCCGCCCAGGGGCGTTCCGGTACCGAACGGCTCGGGGCTCTGGCCCCCAGCCTCAGGGACGGGACCCGGGTGGCGGGAGCGAATCCGGCGATCTGGACCGAGATCTACACCAGCAACCGGGAGGCCCTGGCCGGAGCGATCCGGGAAACGATCGGTGGCCTGGAGGCTGCCGCGGAGGTGATCGAGTCCGGTGACCCGGAGCAGATCCGGGCCTGGCAGGCGGCTGCCGCCGCCGATCGCGCCGCCCTTTCCGCCGCCGAGGCGGGAACCCTGGCCACCCATCAGCTCCGGGTTCTGGTGCCCAACCGGCCCGGGGTGCTCGCCGAGCTGGCGATCGCGCTCAGCCGGGAGGGCGTGAACATCGCCGACATGTCACTCGACCCGGCGCCCGACATGAGTTCCGGGGCGATCTCGCTCTGGATCGCGGGCGGGGAGGAGGCGACCCGGGCCGAGGCCGTGATCGACGGTCTGGGCCACTCCGTGATTCGTCTGGAGGACGACGGTTGA
- the der gene encoding ribosome biogenesis GTPase Der translates to MEAVVPEGARGRRVPTVAVVGFPNVGKSTLVNRLAGGREAVVHSEAGVTRDRKRIRCEWNGREFDLLDTGGIDLEDESELAADIRRQARLGMGEADAVVLVVDGQAGLRPGDEEMARSLQDSPVPVILAVNKSDRPDDVWGAAEFHALRLGEPNAVSATHGLGTGDLLDRMVEALGESPDREAGPESVRIALIGRPNVGKSSLVNRILDDDRVIVSEIAGTTRDAIDTEIEIDGQAVTLVDTAGLRRRSKVAGTVDHYAQLRSERAIERADVAIVVCDATEGVRSEDLKVGEAAMRAGCATLLVMNKWDLTETDIDDTRARVARKLRLRPEVVTASALTGRNVAGLVSRALGLAERATRRIPTPALNRFLSEVVATTPPPARRGRRLKLLYGAQIEVSPPRFSIQVNDRRLITRDWAYHLENRLRETWGLEGIPLVIDYVARRNRSAE, encoded by the coding sequence ATGGAAGCCGTCGTGCCGGAGGGTGCCCGGGGCCGGCGGGTCCCGACCGTTGCCGTGGTCGGCTTTCCCAACGTCGGCAAGTCCACCCTGGTCAATCGGCTGGCCGGCGGCCGCGAGGCGGTGGTTCACTCCGAGGCCGGGGTGACCAGGGACCGCAAACGGATCCGCTGTGAATGGAACGGCCGGGAGTTTGATCTGCTCGACACCGGGGGGATCGACCTCGAGGACGAATCGGAACTGGCGGCCGACATCCGTCGCCAGGCCAGACTCGGCATGGGAGAGGCGGATGCCGTGGTTCTGGTCGTGGACGGCCAGGCCGGGCTGCGGCCCGGTGACGAGGAGATGGCCCGGAGCCTCCAGGACTCCCCGGTCCCGGTGATCCTCGCCGTGAACAAGTCTGATCGCCCGGACGACGTCTGGGGGGCGGCCGAGTTCCACGCCCTGAGGCTTGGTGAACCGAACGCGGTCTCGGCCACCCACGGGCTCGGGACCGGTGACCTGCTCGACCGGATGGTCGAGGCGCTTGGGGAAAGCCCCGACCGGGAGGCGGGACCGGAGTCGGTCCGGATCGCCCTGATCGGCCGGCCCAACGTCGGCAAGTCTTCGCTGGTGAACCGGATCCTCGATGACGACCGGGTGATCGTCTCCGAGATCGCCGGAACCACCCGGGATGCGATCGATACCGAGATCGAGATCGACGGCCAGGCGGTCACCCTGGTCGACACGGCCGGTCTCCGCCGCCGCTCGAAGGTGGCCGGGACGGTCGACCACTACGCCCAGCTCCGCTCCGAGCGGGCGATCGAACGGGCCGACGTGGCGATCGTCGTCTGTGACGCGACCGAAGGGGTCCGGTCGGAGGACCTGAAGGTGGGCGAGGCGGCGATGCGGGCCGGCTGCGCGACGCTTCTGGTGATGAACAAGTGGGATCTGACCGAGACCGACATCGACGACACCCGGGCCCGGGTGGCCCGCAAGCTCCGCCTCCGTCCCGAGGTGGTGACCGCGTCGGCCCTGACCGGGCGCAACGTCGCCGGGTTGGTCTCCCGGGCACTCGGCCTGGCCGAGCGGGCAACCCGAAGGATCCCGACCCCGGCCCTGAACCGTTTTCTCAGCGAGGTGGTGGCAACGACGCCACCGCCGGCCAGACGGGGACGAAGGCTGAAGCTGCTCTACGGGGCCCAGATCGAGGTCTCGCCTCCCCGCTTCTCGATCCAGGTGAACGATCGCCGCCTGATCACCCGTGACTGGGCATACCACCTCGAGAACCGGCTCCGGGAAACCTGGGGGCTTGAGGGGATCCCGCTGGTGATCGACTATGTCGCCCGGCGGAACCGCTCCGCCGAGTAG
- the metK gene encoding methionine adenosyltransferase — MTHSLKLAEGEHLFTSESVTEGHPDKIADRISDTVLDACLEQDPQSRVACETLVNTGMAVVSGEIRTEARIDVADLVREAVCEIGYDRGELGYDGNHIAVISAIDKQSPDIAQGVDSGIETRVGGSTDQFDLDGAGDQGMMFGYATNETEALMPMPAQIAHRLAERLTLVRKNDTLDYLRPDGKTQVTIRYADGKPISIDRVLISTQHDPDVDNEKTIRPDLWENVILPVLRDGYGELLDENSLYEDLLINPTGIFVIGGPVGDAGLTGRKIIVDTYGGAARHGGGAFSGKDPSKVDRSAAYAARYAAKNVVAAGLADRCEVQVAYAIGVARPVSIMAETFGTGRKSDWEISQLVADNFDLRPGAFRQYLDLHRPIYRDTSAYGHFGRNNENFTWERTDRAEQLKDAAGL; from the coding sequence ATGACCCACTCGCTGAAGCTCGCCGAGGGTGAGCACCTCTTCACCTCGGAGTCCGTGACCGAGGGGCACCCGGACAAGATCGCCGACCGGATCTCCGACACCGTCCTTGATGCCTGTCTCGAGCAGGACCCGCAGTCACGGGTGGCATGCGAGACCCTGGTCAACACCGGCATGGCGGTCGTTTCCGGGGAGATCCGGACCGAAGCCCGGATCGACGTGGCTGACCTGGTCCGGGAGGCGGTCTGCGAGATCGGCTACGACCGGGGTGAACTGGGCTACGACGGCAATCACATCGCCGTTATCTCCGCGATTGACAAGCAGTCACCCGACATCGCCCAGGGTGTGGACTCCGGAATCGAGACCCGGGTTGGTGGCTCCACCGACCAGTTCGACCTCGACGGGGCCGGCGACCAGGGGATGATGTTCGGTTACGCCACCAACGAAACCGAGGCGCTGATGCCGATGCCGGCCCAGATCGCCCACCGGCTGGCCGAACGTCTCACCCTGGTCCGCAAGAACGACACCCTCGACTACCTGCGTCCGGACGGCAAGACCCAGGTCACGATCCGGTACGCGGACGGCAAGCCGATCTCGATCGACCGGGTCCTGATCTCGACCCAGCACGACCCGGATGTCGACAACGAGAAGACGATCCGGCCCGATCTCTGGGAGAACGTGATCCTGCCGGTTCTGCGTGACGGTTACGGCGAACTGCTCGACGAAAACTCGCTCTACGAGGATCTGCTGATCAATCCGACCGGGATCTTCGTGATCGGCGGTCCGGTCGGTGATGCCGGCCTTACCGGCCGCAAGATCATCGTCGACACCTACGGTGGCGCCGCCCGCCATGGTGGTGGTGCTTTCTCCGGCAAGGACCCCTCGAAGGTGGACCGTTCCGCCGCTTACGCCGCCCGGTATGCCGCGAAGAACGTGGTCGCCGCCGGTCTGGCCGACCGTTGCGAGGTTCAGGTCGCCTACGCGATCGGCGTGGCCCGGCCGGTTTCGATCATGGCCGAGACCTTCGGCACCGGCCGCAAGAGCGACTGGGAGATCTCCCAGCTGGTCGCAGACAACTTCGATCTGCGTCCCGGTGCGTTCCGCCAGTACCTCGATCTGCACCGGCCGATCTACAGGGACACCTCCGCCTACGGGCATTTCGGGCGCAACAACGAGAACTTCACCTGGGAGCGCACCGACCGGGCCGAGCAGCTGAAGGACGCCGCCGGGCTCTAG
- a CDS encoding FAD-dependent oxidoreductase: MDPEAVTRRQLLAYGGLGAAALALGLPDLGAGSVIGPAAAPVSGRYDDGSDRIPGGLKGEPRKVIVIGAGFAGLAAANALRSAGVPTVVLEARNRIGGRIDTRRVGGTPVDLGASWVHEPDGNPMKALAAQAGVPLIPASPESDAPTVLLHDDRTGPVRDSEKILALLKAQEFDARLGDISAELGAGARFPEGVRRFLDDQALKDGRRRWTSFLIQLYAELEGAKSWQHLPLVEPRGGIALPVPNHPAYSGDGLGDFPAHGYRKLIKALAAGTRIQRDHRVERVWAGESGVRVMAWTGWGRKRRKRVLEGSHVLVTVPLGVLKAGLIRFTPGLPGRKQAAIGSLGFGNFEKVALGFREPFWQEGGRTHMLHIDRRDSSHFPMFLDLQKIKGKPVLVALNAGAEALRLARSGPATARREALAVLREVYGKIPAPTGVEVSGWGVDRYSLGSYSATVMKSNGDERAVLSRPVAGRILFAGEATNLDGRPSTTDGALSSGIREAKRLLGTPSVTIRTPA; encoded by the coding sequence ATGGATCCGGAAGCGGTCACGAGGCGGCAGCTCCTGGCCTACGGGGGCCTCGGTGCGGCCGCGCTCGCACTCGGCCTGCCGGACCTCGGGGCGGGATCTGTGATCGGACCGGCTGCGGCCCCGGTCAGCGGCCGATACGACGACGGATCCGATCGGATTCCCGGGGGCTTGAAGGGGGAACCCCGGAAGGTGATCGTGATCGGGGCCGGATTTGCCGGCCTCGCAGCCGCCAACGCGCTTCGTTCCGCCGGGGTCCCGACCGTGGTGCTGGAAGCCCGAAATCGAATCGGTGGCCGCATCGACACGAGACGGGTCGGTGGAACCCCGGTTGATCTCGGTGCCTCCTGGGTTCATGAGCCGGATGGCAACCCGATGAAAGCACTCGCCGCTCAGGCCGGGGTCCCGCTGATACCGGCAAGTCCCGAGTCGGACGCGCCGACCGTGCTGCTCCACGACGACCGGACCGGACCGGTCAGGGACAGTGAAAAGATCCTGGCCCTGCTCAAGGCACAGGAGTTCGACGCTCGGCTGGGCGACATCTCGGCAGAACTCGGCGCCGGGGCACGGTTCCCCGAAGGGGTCAGGCGCTTTCTGGATGACCAGGCTCTGAAGGACGGCCGTCGTCGCTGGACCAGCTTCCTGATCCAGCTCTACGCAGAACTCGAGGGAGCAAAATCGTGGCAGCACCTGCCCCTCGTCGAACCACGGGGCGGGATCGCCCTGCCCGTCCCGAACCACCCCGCCTACAGCGGTGATGGACTCGGAGATTTCCCGGCCCACGGTTACAGGAAACTGATCAAGGCGCTCGCCGCTGGAACGCGGATCCAGCGTGATCACCGGGTCGAACGCGTTTGGGCCGGTGAATCCGGGGTTCGGGTGATGGCCTGGACCGGCTGGGGCCGGAAGCGCCGGAAGCGGGTGCTGGAGGGATCCCACGTCCTGGTGACGGTTCCGCTCGGAGTGCTCAAGGCGGGACTGATCCGGTTCACTCCGGGACTGCCGGGGAGAAAGCAGGCAGCGATCGGGAGTCTCGGTTTCGGCAACTTCGAAAAGGTGGCGCTCGGCTTCAGGGAACCCTTCTGGCAGGAGGGAGGCCGGACCCACATGCTTCACATCGACCGACGGGACTCCAGTCACTTCCCTATGTTTCTCGACCTCCAGAAGATCAAGGGGAAGCCGGTTCTGGTCGCACTGAACGCCGGGGCGGAAGCGCTCCGCCTGGCCAGATCCGGGCCGGCGACGGCCCGTCGCGAGGCGCTGGCGGTGCTGAGGGAGGTCTACGGGAAGATTCCGGCACCGACCGGAGTCGAGGTCAGCGGCTGGGGCGTGGACCGGTACAGCCTCGGCTCCTACAGCGCCACCGTGATGAAGAGCAACGGGGATGAGAGAGCCGTGCTCTCCAGGCCGGTCGCCGGAAGAATCCTGTTTGCCGGTGAGGCAACCAACCTCGACGGCCGGCCCTCGACCACCGACGGGGCGTTGTCCAGCGGAATCCGGGAAGCCAAACGCCTGCTCGGAACTCCCTCGGTGACCATCAGGACCCCGGCTTGA
- the cmk gene encoding (d)CMP kinase gives MVIAIDGPAGAGKSTVARGVAAELGFTFLDSGAMYRCVALTCLEWGADPTASGEATSTSESIEISFEGEAVLIDGVDVSDEIRSPEVTEAASQVAVHPGVRQAMVAGQRRLIESGNFVAEGRDIGTVVAPESPLKIFLDASPEERARRRVGQTGGNVNEVLAAQEERDRSDREREHGALRAADDAVELDSSELTADEVVARIAALARDRGLA, from the coding sequence ATGGTCATAGCGATCGACGGCCCGGCCGGGGCCGGCAAGTCCACCGTGGCCCGTGGGGTCGCGGCGGAACTCGGCTTCACATTCCTCGATTCCGGGGCGATGTACCGCTGTGTGGCCCTGACCTGCCTCGAGTGGGGAGCCGACCCGACCGCATCCGGTGAGGCGACCTCGACCTCGGAGTCGATCGAGATCTCCTTTGAGGGCGAAGCGGTGCTGATCGACGGGGTGGACGTCAGCGACGAGATCCGCAGCCCGGAGGTAACCGAGGCGGCCTCGCAGGTTGCCGTCCATCCAGGGGTGCGGCAGGCGATGGTGGCAGGCCAGCGGCGGCTGATCGAGTCCGGAAACTTCGTCGCCGAGGGGCGGGACATCGGGACCGTGGTCGCGCCCGAATCACCGCTCAAGATCTTTCTCGATGCCTCGCCGGAGGAACGGGCGAGGCGGCGAGTCGGCCAGACCGGGGGAAACGTGAACGAGGTGCTCGCCGCCCAGGAGGAACGCGATCGCAGCGACCGGGAACGGGAGCACGGCGCCCTGCGGGCTGCCGACGACGCGGTCGAACTCGACAGCAGCGAGCTGACCGCTGACGAGGTGGTCGCCCGGATTGCCGCGCTCGCCCGTGACCGGGGTCTGGCCTGA
- the aroA gene encoding 3-phosphoshikimate 1-carboxyvinyltransferase, whose protein sequence is MNSPGIEPAPGELGSGNGAGRGRSARFSPVGPLRGRIVPPADKSISHRAAILGAICDGPTEVTNFLDSDDTRSTLSAVAGLGAMVSPEPLDTMPDRFTIEGVGPTGPRSLGRIDVGNAGTLMRLLPGWLAGCDGGLWRMDGDASIRRRPVDRVAIPLARMGAEIELTGERFPPIRIDGRRLKGIEYELPVASAQVKSCLLLAGLGADGPTTVIEPVPTRDHTEVMLEAAGARIERGDGQVTVWPSSGLVLGRVEVPADISSAAFFMVAAALVPGSEVVLDRTGINPTRTGIVRILERMGAGIEVESLNGGAGEPLGRITVRHRGLKATRVEGDEIPLAIDELPLVALAACFAEGETVIADAGDLRHKESDRIEVVVNALAGLGAEIEATADGMRITGTGVLTGGRIDSHGDHRIAMLGAIAGLLARDGVTVDGMEAAAVSYPGFERDLAGLVNP, encoded by the coding sequence TTGAACTCCCCCGGGATCGAGCCGGCCCCGGGTGAGCTCGGCAGCGGCAACGGCGCCGGACGCGGCCGGAGCGCCCGGTTTTCACCGGTCGGGCCGCTCCGGGGGCGGATCGTCCCGCCGGCCGACAAATCGATCTCTCACCGGGCGGCGATTCTCGGGGCGATCTGTGACGGTCCCACCGAGGTCACGAACTTTCTCGACTCCGATGACACCCGTTCGACCCTGAGTGCGGTGGCGGGCCTCGGGGCAATGGTCAGCCCCGAACCGCTCGACACCATGCCGGACAGGTTCACGATCGAGGGGGTGGGACCCACCGGCCCGCGGAGCCTTGGTCGGATCGACGTCGGTAACGCCGGAACCCTGATGCGGCTGCTCCCCGGCTGGCTGGCCGGATGCGACGGCGGCCTCTGGCGGATGGATGGGGATGCGTCGATCCGACGTCGTCCGGTCGACCGGGTCGCGATCCCGCTGGCCCGGATGGGGGCGGAGATCGAGTTGACCGGTGAGCGGTTCCCGCCGATCCGGATCGATGGCCGGAGGCTCAAGGGAATCGAGTACGAGCTGCCGGTCGCCTCGGCCCAGGTGAAGTCCTGCCTGCTGCTGGCCGGCCTCGGGGCGGACGGGCCGACCACGGTGATCGAGCCGGTCCCGACCCGGGATCACACCGAGGTGATGCTGGAGGCCGCCGGAGCCCGGATCGAACGCGGCGACGGACAGGTGACGGTGTGGCCTTCGTCCGGGCTCGTCCTCGGGCGGGTCGAGGTCCCGGCCGACATCTCCTCGGCGGCGTTCTTCATGGTGGCGGCGGCTCTGGTTCCCGGCTCCGAAGTGGTGCTCGACCGCACCGGGATCAACCCGACCCGCACCGGCATCGTCCGGATCCTCGAACGGATGGGGGCCGGGATCGAGGTTGAGTCCCTGAATGGCGGGGCCGGAGAGCCGCTCGGCCGGATCACCGTCCGGCACCGCGGGCTCAAGGCGACCCGGGTTGAGGGTGACGAGATTCCACTGGCGATCGACGAGCTTCCGCTGGTCGCACTGGCCGCCTGTTTCGCCGAGGGCGAGACGGTGATCGCCGATGCCGGGGATCTCCGCCACAAGGAGTCGGACCGGATCGAGGTCGTGGTCAACGCCCTCGCCGGTCTGGGCGCGGAGATCGAGGCGACCGCCGACGGCATGCGGATCACCGGTACCGGCGTGCTCACCGGGGGCCGGATCGACTCCCACGGCGATCACCGCATCGCCATGCTCGGGGCGATCGCCGGACTCCTCGCCCGGGACGGGGTGACCGTCGACGGGATGGAAGCGGCGGCGGTCAGCTACCCCGGATTCGAACGGGACCTGGCCGGGCTCGTCAACCCCTGA
- the hisC gene encoding histidinol-phosphate transaminase → MTVRFSSRLASIPGYTPGVPKGHSAEDVADSDLLQLASNESPFPPLPEVVEAISVAATSMNRYPDPEATALRRSLADRHETDPARIAVANGSCEILLAAAEALLEPGAEIVYAWPAFSMYPNLAAMTGAREIRVPLAEGEVHDLDAMLAEITAATQLVLVCNPNNPTATYLPLEQIRAFIEQVPDYVTVILDEAYIEFQQFDDPEDSVDLLADHANLVILRTFSKSHSLAGLRVGYALCSPEFRSAVDAVRQPFSVNALAQAAATEALRHGDRIERQIEQAIIERVRVEAGVAELGLTTTQSQANFSWISLGESGAEAEDQVVAALASAGIVVRPGKLLGGPGRLRVSYGTPPQNDRFLAALSTAVRTES, encoded by the coding sequence GTGACGGTCCGCTTCAGTTCGCGACTCGCCTCGATCCCCGGCTACACCCCGGGGGTTCCAAAAGGGCACTCGGCCGAGGACGTGGCCGACTCGGACCTGCTGCAACTCGCCTCGAACGAGTCCCCGTTCCCGCCGCTGCCGGAGGTGGTCGAAGCGATCTCGGTCGCCGCCACCTCGATGAACCGCTATCCGGATCCCGAGGCCACGGCCCTGCGCCGCAGCCTGGCCGACCGGCACGAGACCGATCCCGCCCGAATCGCGGTGGCCAACGGCTCCTGTGAAATCCTGCTCGCCGCCGCCGAGGCCCTGCTCGAACCCGGGGCGGAGATCGTGTACGCCTGGCCCGCTTTCTCGATGTACCCCAACCTGGCCGCGATGACCGGGGCACGTGAGATCCGGGTCCCCCTGGCTGAGGGTGAGGTCCACGATCTTGACGCGATGCTGGCCGAGATCACCGCCGCGACCCAGCTGGTCCTGGTCTGCAATCCGAACAACCCGACCGCCACCTACCTGCCCCTGGAGCAGATCCGGGCCTTCATCGAGCAGGTGCCCGACTACGTGACCGTGATCCTCGACGAGGCCTACATCGAGTTCCAGCAGTTCGACGACCCGGAGGACTCGGTCGATCTGCTCGCCGATCACGCCAACCTGGTCATTCTCCGGACCTTCTCGAAGTCACACTCCCTGGCCGGACTCCGGGTCGGGTACGCGCTCTGCTCACCGGAATTCCGGTCCGCGGTCGACGCGGTCCGCCAGCCATTTTCGGTGAACGCGCTCGCCCAGGCCGCGGCGACCGAGGCGCTGCGCCACGGCGACCGGATCGAGCGTCAGATCGAGCAGGCGATCATCGAACGGGTCCGGGTCGAGGCCGGGGTGGCCGAGCTCGGCCTCACGACCACACAGTCCCAGGCAAACTTCTCCTGGATCTCGCTTGGTGAGAGCGGGGCGGAGGCTGAAGATCAAGTGGTCGCGGCGCTGGCCTCAGCCGGAATCGTGGTCCGCCCCGGAAAACTGCTCGGTGGCCCGGGACGACTGCGGGTCTCCTACGGCACGCCCCCACAGAACGACCGTTTTCTCGCGGCACTCTCCACGGCAGTCCGAACCGAGTCCTGA
- the aroH gene encoding chorismate mutase: MSEAERVVAIRGAVQAEENTAAGILRATEHLMREVIGVNGLQPAGMISALFTTTEDLDAEFPAAAARRIGLNEVPLMCAREIPVPGAMPSVIRVMLHAYLPADRPARHVYLGETRKLRSDLEAAQ, encoded by the coding sequence GTGAGTGAAGCGGAAAGAGTCGTGGCGATCCGGGGGGCGGTCCAGGCTGAGGAGAACACCGCAGCCGGAATCCTCCGTGCCACCGAGCACCTGATGCGTGAGGTGATCGGGGTGAACGGGTTGCAGCCGGCCGGGATGATCAGCGCCCTTTTCACCACCACCGAGGACCTCGACGCCGAGTTCCCTGCCGCCGCCGCCCGCCGGATCGGGCTGAACGAGGTCCCCCTGATGTGTGCCCGGGAGATTCCGGTGCCGGGCGCGATGCCTTCGGTGATCAGGGTGATGCTCCACGCCTACCTGCCGGCCGACCGCCCGGCCCGCCACGTCTACCTCGGCGAGACCCGCAAGCTGCGCTCCGATCTGGAGGCCGCGCAGTGA